In Hylaeus volcanicus isolate JK05 chromosome 9, UHH_iyHylVolc1.0_haploid, whole genome shotgun sequence, the following proteins share a genomic window:
- the LOC128881751 gene encoding U3 small nucleolar ribonucleoprotein protein IMP4, whose translation MLRRQARLRREYLYRKSVQDKLKSIQEKKEKLRRSLEENIPIHPNLRKDALQIQKRLEWEDAGPELAVALGTETGGALGSHEDDEYRWAGVEDPKIVITTSRDPSSRLKMFVKELRLIFPNSQRMNRGNYEMKQLIHACRANDVTDFIIVHEHRGVPDSLVICHLPYGPTAYFTMSDVVMRHDIPNIGTMSEQYPHLIFHNFKTKLGTRVTNILKYLFPVPKEDSKRIITFANHDDYVSFRHHTYKKVNGKDIELTEVGPRFQLKLYEIKLGTLDAETAADTEWALRPYMNTTHKRRFLSNEDGWQQEDDI comes from the coding sequence ATGCTAAGAAGACAAGCAAGGCTTCGTAGGGAGTATCTCTACAGAAAGTCAGTTCAAGACAAATTGAAAAGCATAcaagagaaaaaagagaaactgaGGCGTAGTCTGGAAGAAAATATTCCCATACATCCAAATCTAAGAAAGGATGCTTTACAAATACAGAAGAGACTGGAATGGGAAGACGCAGGTCCAGAACTGGCTGTGGCCTTGGGAACAGAGACCGGAGGAGCTTTAGGATCCCACGAAGACGATGAGTATCGTTGGGCAGGAGTTGAAGATCCAAAAATTGTGATCACTACCTCTCGTGATCCAAGTTCTAGGTTGAAAATGTTCGTCAAGGAACTGCGATTGATATTTCCCAATTCGCAAAGGATGAATCGAGGAAACTATGAAATGAAGCAGCTCATACATGCCTGTCGGGCGAATGACGTTACAGATTTCATAATCGTGCACGAGCACAGGGGAGTACCCGACTCTCTGGTCATTTGTCACCTGCCGTATGGGCCCACAGCGTACTTTACAATGTCAGATGTTGTTATGAGGCACGACATACCCAATATCGGAACAATGTCGGAGCAATATCCCCATTTAATTTTCcacaatttcaaaacaaagTTGGGTACACGAGTCACTAACATTCTAAAGTACCTGTTTCCTGTACCGAAGGAAGACAGCAAGAGAATAATTACTTTTGCGAATCACGACGACTACGTATCGTTTCGGCATCATACGTACAAAAAGGTCAATGGAAAAGACATAGAATTAACAGAAGTCGGACCAAGGTTTCAGTTGAAACTGTACGAAATCAAATTGGGCACGTTAGATGCGGAGACTGCTGCAGACACAGAATGGGCTCTGAGGCCCTACATGAATACTACCCACAAACGAAGATTCTTGTCCAACGAAGACGGTTGGCAACAGGAAGATGATATTTAA
- the LOC128881980 gene encoding ER membrane protein complex subunit 4 encodes MVMMAVKQNTKRSKWALDFAHKNKQDKNVDIPSPPGYTPAVALFHAADSIRETDSNHLIIKKSWDLALGPLKQVPMNLFIMYMAGNSIAIFPIMMVSMLIIRPVKALFTLQQTFKVIEGTHAFGQKFVYFLGQLVNIALALYKCQSMGLLPTHASDWLAFVEPQARLEYSGGGFIYV; translated from the exons ATGGTAATGATGGCTGTTAAACAAAACACAAAACGATCCAAATGGGCTCTGGATTTTGCTCACAA AAACAAGCAGGACAAAAATGTGGACATCCCTTCTCCGCCAGGTTACACACCGGCAGTTGCTTTGTTTCATGCAGCCGATTCTATTAGAGAGACAGATTCCAATCacttgataataaaaaaatcatgggATCTAGCTTTAGGTCCTTTGAAACAAGTTCCgatgaatttattcattatgtaCATGGCGGGTAATTCTATAGCAATATTTCCTATTATGATGGTCAGTATGCTGATCATTAGGCCAGTGAAAGCATTATTTACTCTTCAACAAA CGTTTAAAGTAATCGAAGGAACTCATGCGTTTGGTCAAAAGTTTGTATACTTTCTTGGACAACTGGTAAACATCGCATTGGCATTGTACAAATGTCAGTCGATGGGATTACTACCAACGCATGCATCAGATTGGTTGGCATTCGTGGAACCTCAAGCACGATTGGAGTATTCCGGTGGTggatttatatatgtatga